A genomic window from Gossypium hirsutum isolate 1008001.06 chromosome D12, Gossypium_hirsutum_v2.1, whole genome shotgun sequence includes:
- the LOC121224613 gene encoding desiccation-related protein PCC13-62, with amino-acid sequence MASRSCLYVVLLLLAFQSTVIKATVPVVPPQCRPVPAATLARIEFLVNLLIKVAEFFLRSSNGTGIEDIAPGLVQGPVPIGATLATLDSPTRAVVQQFGLALVGNLRAIVNVTLLRAPLPRPQLNFTAGVFANILNLSALTPPFNVYGGQTQFFLVAEPLTSLIQYYLAQVIPSIAGIPQQQLVTGIGLNAAAQHGYFRTRLNAIVNITVPPYTITVASFTNTTATAVNLLGLCGVKNEGLIVPLPLGAENRTTTNVIPGDVNSLSPRRTERETLRILHGTGNATRPGGIFPSGPNGTLYRLVIVPLRLS; translated from the exons ATGGCTAGCCGATCATGTTTGTATGTTGTTCTTCTACTTCTAGCATTTCAATCCACCGTGATTAAGGCTACTGTTCCTGTTGTTCCACCTCAGTGCCGACCCGTACCGGCTGCCACCTTAGCACGGATTGAATTCCTTGTTAACCTTCTCATAAAAGTAGCAGAATTTTTTCTGCGTTCTTCGAATGGTACTGGAATCGAGGATATAGCACCAGGTCTGGTTCAAGGTCCCGTTCCCATCGGAGCCACCCTTGCCACTCTCGATAGCCCTACCCGTGCCGTTGTTCAGCAATTTGGCTTAGCTCTGGTCGGGAATCTCAG ggCGATTGTGAATGTTACATTGCTCCGTGCTCCGCTCCCAAGGCCACAGTTGAATTTTACCGCTGGAGTTTTTGCCAATATTCTTAATCTCTCTGCTTTGACTCCTCCATTCAATGTTTACGGAGGCCAAACCCAATTTTTTCTGGTCGCCGAACCCCTTACTTCTCTTATACAATACTATTTGGCTCAAGTTATCCCTTCGATTGCCGGCATTCCTCAACAGCAG cTGGTAACTGGAATCGGACTCAATGCCGCAGCACAACATGGGTATTTCCGAACACGACTCAACGCCATAGTCAATATAACGGTGCCACCTTATACGATAACAGTAGCTAGTTTCACCAACACTACTGCAACAGCAGTTAACCTACTGGGATTGTGCGGTGTGAAAAACGAAGGTTTGATTGTGCCACTACCACTCGGAGCCGAGAACCGAACTACCACCAACGTCATACCGGGTGATGTCAATTCCCTATCACCCCGACGTACTGAGAGGGAGACGTTGAGGATCTTACATGGAACTGGCAACGCCACCAGGCCCGGTGGAATTTTCCCAAGTGGTCCCAATGGGACACTTTATCGACTAGTAATTGTTCCCTTACGACTATCCTAA